A single window of Salvia splendens isolate huo1 chromosome 8, SspV2, whole genome shotgun sequence DNA harbors:
- the LOC121746160 gene encoding protein RTF1 homolog, translating to MADLEKLLLEAAGRTNTPARNRHSSPPSRQRRKGSYSDDGSDSKNDDSDGDRGYSSRKPSGSQVPLKKRLEAADRDDDRSSQGDEEDDYDHNHNHDSDNDSVGSDLYKDEDDREKLSKLTELEREMILEARATKRSDRDLTEKLKKRKGQDRQGSPPKAPTRSMRSKAERAGALDELVKRRRESVKGSGSRYSPVKRRSLAAATLSSPSRSESGSHSDEGDSTGDGGLDDSDDDKISSESKVPTFEDIREVTIRRSKLEKWFMEPFFDELIVGCFVRVGIGKSRTGPIYRLCVVRNVDATDPDRQYKFDNKTTHKYLNVVWGNESSAARWQMAMISDSPPQKEEFDQWVREVERSGGHMPTKQDVLDKKDAIQKTNSFIYSAATVKQMLQEKKSATWRPLNVAAEKDRLRRSLEVAKENDDEIEVDRIKARLKELEASRQVQVKDSKAIKLAEMNRKNRVENFKNASGLKPINSGLRAGEAGYDPFSRRWTRSRNYYVANTNGGEAAGVPNDDAVANMRSDSGMGVGGPAFAEMGMEATAAALEAAADAGKLVDTRAPVDQGTESYMLHNFELPISLAVLQKFGGHQGAQAGYMARKQMIEATLGVSVPDNDGRRHALTLTVSDYKRRRGLL from the coding sequence ATGGCGGACTTAGAGAAATTGCTCCTTGAGGCAGCAGGAAGAACAAATACTCCTGCGAGGAACCGACATTCATCTCCACCATCAAGGCAGAGGCGGAAAGGCTCATATTCTGATGACGGAAGTGACTCCAAAAATGATGATTCTGATGGTGATCGTGGTTATTCGAGTAGAAAGCCATCAGGCTCACAGGTGCCTCTAAAGAAGAGGTTGGAAGCTGCAGATAGAGATGATGACCGTAGTAGTCAAGGTGATGAGGAAGATGATTATgatcataatcataatcatgacAGTGACAATGATTCTGTTGGGAGTGATTTATACAAGGATGAAGATGACAGGGAAAAACTATCAAAGCTTACAGAGCTTGAACGAGAAATGATACTAGAAGCCCGTGCAACCAAGAGAAGCGACCGAGATTTGACTGAGAAGCTGAAAAAAAGGAAAGGCCAAGACAGACAAGGAAGCCCCCCTAAAGCGCCTACACGCAGCATGCGCTCAAAGGCTGAAAGGGCAGGTGCATTGGATGAATTGGTCAAACGAAGAAGAGAATCAGTTAAAGGGTCTGGCAGCCGATACTCACCTGTGAAGAGAAGATCTTTAGCTGCTGCGACCTTGAGTAGCCCTAGCAGGAGTGAGAGTGGATCTCACTCTGATGAGGGAGATTCGACAGGTGATGGTGGATTGGATGATAGTGACGACGACAAGATTTCATCGGAGTCAAAGGTGCCAACATTTGAAGACATCAGGGAAGTCACAATTCGCAGGTCGAAACTAGAAAAGTGGTTCATGGAGCCCTTCTTTGATGAACTGATTGTTGGGTGTTTCGTGCGAGTTGGAATTGGAAAGTCAAGGACTGGTCCTATCTACAGGCTTTGTGTTGTTCGGAATGTTGATGCTACAGACCCTGATCGACAGTATAAGTTTGACAATAAGACAACACACAAGTACTTGAATGTGGTTTGGGGTAACGAGAGCTCTGCTGCTAGGTGGCAGATGGCAATGATTTCCGATTCTCCTCCTCAAAAAGAGGAGTTTGATCAGTGGGTTAGGGAGGTTGAGCGCAGTGGTGGTCACATGCCTACAAAACAGGACGTTTTGGATAAGAAGGATGCTATCCAGAAAACAAATTCATTTATTTACTCTGCAGCCACTGTAAAGCAGATGTTGCAGGAGAAAAAGTCAGCCACTTGGAGGCCACTAAATGTTGCAGCAGAGAAAGATCGACTCAGGAGATCTTTGGAAGTAGCCAAGGAGAACGATGATGAGATAGAGGTGGATAGGATAAAGGCGAGGCTAAAAGAATTGGAGGCAAGTCGCCAGGTCCAGGTGAAAGATTCAAAGGCAATTAAGCTGGCAGAAATGAACAGGAAGAACAGGGTGGAGAATTTCAAAAATGCATCTGGGCTGAAGCCAATTAACAGTGGCTTGAGAGCTGGAGAGGCTGGATATGATCCCTTTTCCAGAAGATGGACTAGGTCAAGGAATTATTATGTGGCAAACACCAATGGAGGGGAAGCTGCTGGTGTGCCAAATGATGATGCGGTTGCTAATATGCGTAGTGATAGTGGCATGGGAGTAGGTGGTCCAGCATTTGCTGAGATGGGAATGGAAGCTACTGCTGCGGCCCTCGAAGCAGCAGCTGATGCTGGCAAATTAGTTGATACAAGAGCTCCAGTTGATCAAGGGACTGAATCGTACATGCTACATAACTTTGAATTGCCCATATCTCTAGCCGTGCTTCAGAAATTTGGTGGCCATCAGGGAGCCCAAGCTGGATATATGGCTAGAAAACAGATGATCGAAGCTACTCTTGGGGTAAGTGTGCCTGATAATGATGGGAGGAGACATGCACTCACCTTGACGGTCAGCGACTATAAGAGACGGAGGGGTCTGCTCTGA
- the LOC121743874 gene encoding epoxide hydrolase A-like: protein MEEIEHKYTQVNGLKLHTAEIGGRSSPSVVFLHGFPEIWYSWRHQMIAVAKGGFRAIALDHRGYGLSDPPPRPNQTTFADLIADLLALLDSLNLSKVILVGKDFGSRIVYLFSLLHPSRVSGFITLGVPFIPPSRPSAVKLHSEGSYISRWQEQGRAEADFSRFATRTVVRNIYILFSRSEVPTALENQEVMDIVDSSTPLPPWFTEQDLDVYASLYEKSGFQTAMQVPYRSLNEEFGIANVKIEVPALVIMGGKDYSLNFPGIAEYIKSGVAKTYVPKYETAFLPEGSHFLHEQFPHQVSQLILDFLCNHS from the exons ATGGAAGAAATAGAACACAAGTACACCCAAGTCAACGGGCTGAAGCTCCATACTGCGGAAATCGGAGGCCGCTCTTCGCCATCGGTTGTCTTCTTACACGGATTTCCGGAAATATGGTACTCGTGGCGCCACCAGATGATCGCCGTCGCCAAGGGCGGTTTCAGAGCCATCGCACTCGATCACAGAGGATACGGGCTATCCGACCCGCCGCCCCGACCCAACCAAACCACATTCGCGGATCTCATTGCTGATCTGCTTGCTCTCCTTGATTCTCTCAACCTTTCCAAG GTTATTTTAGTTGGTAAAGATTTTGGATCACGGATTGTTTACTTATTCTCGCTTCTTCATCCTTCGAGAGTATCAGGATTTATCACACTAGGAGTGCCTTTTATTCCTCCAAGTCGTCCCTCAGCTGTGAAGCTCCATAGCGAAGGCTCCTACATCTCTAGATGGCAG GAACAAGGAAGAGCCGAGGCTGATTTCAGCCGGTTTGCCACTAGGACTGTGGTAAGAAATATATACATTCTTTTCTCGAGAAGTGAAGTGCCAACAGCTCTGGAGAATCAGGAGGTCATGGATATCGTGGACTCATCGACTCCTTTACCCCCCTGGTTCACTGAGCAAGACCTCGACGTATATGCTTCTCTGTATGAGAAATCCGGATTCCAAACTGCAATGCAAGTACCTTATAG ATCGTTAAATGAAGAGTTCGGCATTGCAAATGTGAAGATTGAAGTTCCTGCATTGGTGATCATGGGAGGTAAGGACTACTCGTTGAATTTTCCTGGGATTGCGGAATACATAAAGAGTGGAGTGGCGAAGACTTACGTGCCCAAGTATGAAACAGCATTCTTGCCAGAGGGTTCCCATTTTTTGCACGAACAGTTCCCTCACCAAGTTAGTCAGCTAATACTTGACTTTCTTTGCAATCATAGTTGA
- the LOC121743813 gene encoding probable polyol transporter 4 → MSLQENERGAFRKYRSMNSDVSQDEDVCVSYPFEENGDIRNRSSSNYVMACSIFASLNSVLLGYDVGVMSGAILFIQEDLKISEVQEEVFVGILSIISLIGSLAGGKTSDAIGRKWTIAFAAIVFQFGAGIMALASSFTVLMMGRLLAGIGMGFGVMITPVYIAEIAPTVSRGSLTSFPEIFINLGILLGYISNYAFSGLPAHINWRIMLAVGILPSIFIGGALFVIPESPRWLVMQNRIDEARSVLFRTNENVGEVEGKLAEIQEAARFMIKDRSEDKAVWREMLNPTPGVRRMLITGCGIQMFQQMTGIDATVYYCPTIFKHAGIKGNTQLLAATVAVGFTKTIFILIAILLIDKAGRKPLLYVSTIGMTVCLFTLGLTLSTMGNSMFGISLAILCVCGNVAFFSVGIGPICWVVSSEIYPLKLRAQASAIGSVGSRVSSGVIAMSFLSVNHAITVGGTFMVFAAVSALSVVFVYKYVPETKGKSLEQIELLFQNDSYWEDGEVELQDVQHLIQRE, encoded by the exons ATGAGTCTCCAAGAAAATGAGAGGGGGGCTTTCAGAAAGTACAGAAGCATGAATTCGGATGTGAGTCAGGACGAGGATGTTTGTGTCTCATATCCATTTGAAGAAAATGGGGATATCAGAAATAGGAGCAGCAGCAACTATGTCATGGCGTGTTCCATCTTCGCCTCTCTCAATTCTGTGCTTCTTGGCTACG ATGTTGGGGTGATGAGTGGAGCCATTTTGTTCATTCAAGAGGATTTAAAGATCAGTGAAGTTCAAGAAGAAGTGTTTGTTGGAATCCTAAGCATCATATCTCTGATAGGGAGTCTAGCAGGGGGCAAAACCTCGGATGCCATTGGCCGAAAATGGACGATCGCGTTTGCAGCCATTGTGTTCCAATTTGGTGCCGGCATCATGGCTCTTGCTTCGTCTTTCACAGTGTTGATGATGGGGAGGCTCCTAGCAGGAATAGGGATGGGCTTTGGGGTCATGATCACGCCCGTTTACATTGCTGAAATAGCCCCTACTGTCTCCAGAGGATCCCTCACTTCCTTCCCCGAAATCTTCATCAATTTAGGCATCCTCCTTGGCTACATCTCGAACTACGCTTTTTCTGGACTACCTGCACACATAAACTGGAGGATCATGCTTGCAGTAGGGATTCTCCCTTCTATCTTCATTGGTGGCGCCTTGTTTGTCATCCCCGAGTCACCAAGGTGGCTGGTCATGCAGAACCGGATTGATGAGGCACGGAGCGTGCTGTTTAGGACCAACGAGAATGTTGGTGAAGTCGAGGGGAAGCTGGCTGAGATACAGGAAGCTGCAAGGTTCATGATCAAGGACAGGTCCGAGGATAAGGCTGTGTGGCGTGAGATGCTGAATCCTACACCGGGGGTCAGAAGGATGCTGATCACCGGCTGTGGGATTCAGATGTTCCAACAGATGACAGGGATAGATGCAACGGTATACTACTGCCCCACCATCTTCAAGCATGCTGGGATTAAAGGCAACACTCAGCTTCTGGCTGCAACCGTTGCTGTTGGCTTCACAAAGACGATATTCATCTTGATCGCGATACTTCTCATCGACAAAGCTGGCAGGAAGCCACTGCTCTACGTGAGCACCATTGGGATGACTGTTTGTTTGTTCACGTTAGGCCTAACGCTATCTACTATGGGCAACAGCATGTTTGGGATTTCTCTGgctattttgtgtgtgtgtgggaatgTTGCTTTCTTCTCTGTTGGGATTGGCCCTATATGTTGGGTCGTGTCATCGGAGATCTACCCGTTGAAGCTCCGGGCTCAGGCATCCGCCATTGGCTCCGTGGGGAGCAGAGTGAGCAGCGGTGTCATTGCAATGTCTTTCCTCTCAGTCAACCATGCTATAACAGTTGGAGGCACATTTATGGTGTTTGCAGCAGTTTCAGCTCTTTCTGTTGTGTTTGTTTACAAGTACGTCCCAGAAACGAAGGGCAAATCGCTCGAGCAGATCGAGCTGCTCTTCCAGAACGACAGTTATTGGGAAGATGGTGAAGTGGAGCTCCAAGATGTGCAGCATCTTATACAAAGAGAGTGA